Proteins co-encoded in one Phoenix dactylifera cultivar Barhee BC4 unplaced genomic scaffold, palm_55x_up_171113_PBpolish2nd_filt_p 000572F, whole genome shotgun sequence genomic window:
- the LOC103695939 gene encoding ketol-acid reductoisomerase, chloroplastic-like, whose amino-acid sequence MAAATSFKPSSIAAPSQAKTLKPAPKTLAFGLGFSSSYSRSPRLLLSRIHTDAAAAGRAGGGARGARMVSMPSISKPAPSLDFETSVFKKEKVTLAGQDEYIVRGGRDLFHLLPDAFKGIKQIGVIGWGSQGPAQAQNLRDSLAEARSDIAVKIGLRKGSRSFEEARAAGFTEENGTLGDIWETISGSDLVLLLISDSAQADNYEKVFSHMKPNSILGLSHGFLLGHLQSLSIDFPKNISVIAVCPKGMGPSVRRLYVQGKEINGAGINSSFAVHQDVDGRATDVALGWSVALGSPFTFATTLEQEYKSDIFGERGILLGAVHGIVEALFRRYTENGMSEEVAYKNTVECITGIMSKTISTKGMLSVYETLTEEGKKEFSAAYSASYYPCMDILYECYEDVACGSEIRSVVLAGRRFYEKEGLPAFPMGKIDQTRMWKVGERVRAARPEGDLGPLHPFTAGVYVALMMAQIEILRKKGHSYSEIINESVIESVDSLNPFMHARGVSFMVDNCSTTARLGSRKWAPRFDYILTQQALVAVDKNAPINQDLLSNFLSDPVHGAIEVCAELRPTVDISVPPDADFVRPELRQTGN is encoded by the exons ATGGCGGCGGCGACATCCTTCAAGCCTTCTTCCATCGCCGCCCCTTCCCAGGCTAAAACCCTAAAGCCGGCCCCCAAAACCCTAGCTTTTGGGTTGGGATTCTCGTCGTCGTACTCCAGATCCCCGAGGCTTCTCCTCTCCCGGATCCACACGGATGCGGCCGCGGCCGGGCGTGCCGGCGGCGGCGCCCGCGGAGCTCGAATGGTCTCTATGCCGTCCATCAGCAAGCCCGCCCCCTCTCTTGACTTCGAGACCTCTGTCTTTAAGAAGGAGAAGGTCACCCTCGCCGGCCAAGATGAG TATATTGTTAGAGGTGGGAGGGATTTGTTCCATTTGTTGCCAGATGCCTTCAAGGGGATCAAGCAGATTGGCGTGATTGGTTGGGGATCCCAG GGTCCTGCCCAAGCACAGAACTTGAGGGATTCACTTGCAGAGGCACGATCAGACATTGCGGTCAAG ATTGGTCTGAGAAAAGGTTCTCGTTCCTTTGAGGAAGCACGTGCTGCTGGGTTTACTGAAGAAAATGGAACCTTGGGTGATATCTGGGAGACAATTTCAGGCAGTGACCTTGTCTTGTTGCTGATTTCGGATTCTGCACAG GCAGACAACTATGAGAAAGTGTTCTCTCACATGAAACCAAACAGCATTCTGGGGCTGTCTCATGGTTTTCTTCTTGGGCATTTGCAATCTCTTAGTATTGATTTCCCGAAAAACATCAGCGTGATTGCTGTATGTCCTAAGGGGATGGGTCCATCAGTGAGAAGGTTGTATGTTCAGGGAAAAGAGATAAATGGTGCAGGAATCAATTCCAGTTTTGCTGTACATCAG GATGTTGATGGCAGAGCTACAGATGTTGCTCTGGGGTGGTCGGTTGCTCTAGGATCTCCTTTTACATTTGCCACTACTTTAGAGCAGGAGTACAAGAGTGACATTTTTGGGGAGCGTG GTATTTTGCTTGGTGCTGTGCATGGAATTGTTGAGGCCTTGTTTAGAAGGTACACTGAGAATGGAATGAGTGAAGAAGTGGCTTATAAAAACACAGTTGAGTGCATCACTGGAATCATGTCAAAGACCATTTCAACAAAG GGTATGCTCTCTGTATACGAGACTCTGactgaagaagggaaaaaggaatTTAGTGCTGCATATAGTGCATCATACTATCCTTGCATGGATATCTTGTATGAATGTTATGAGGATGTTGCCTGTGGCAGTGAAATTCGCAGTGTTGTTTTAGCTGGACGACGCTTTTAT GAAAAGGAAGGGCTTCCTGCTTTCCCAATGGGTAAAATCGATCAGACACGAATGTGGAAAGTTGGTGAGCGAGTCCGTGCAGCTCGACCTGAGGGGGACTTGGGCCCCTTGCACCCCTTTACTGCTGGGGTTTATGTGGCTCTAATGATGGCTCAG ATTGAGATCCTAAGAAAGAAGGGACATTCTTATTCAGAGATCATTAATGAGAGTGTGATCGAGTCAGTGGATTCCCTAAATCCTTTCATGCATGCTCGTGGGGTGTCATTCATGGTGGACAACTGTTCCACAACCGCACGCCTTGGATCAAGAAAGTGGGCTCCGCGTTTTGATTATATCCTCACTCAGCAAGCATTGGTAGCTGTCGACAAAAACGCTCCTATTAATCAGGACCTACTCAGCAACTTCTTGTCTGATCCAGTTCATGGTGCTATTGAAGTCTGTGCAGAGCTGAGGCCGACTGTTGACATATCCGTGCCTCCTGATGCAGATTTTGTGCGCCCAGAATTGCGACAAACTGGCAATTGA